A window of Ptychodera flava strain L36383 chromosome 1, AS_Pfla_20210202, whole genome shotgun sequence contains these coding sequences:
- the LOC139133473 gene encoding uncharacterized protein produces the protein MTFTFDEKYVNIQTKHFTKFTCSSCGKTRPKLSFDAVAYGKYAPETTEVTVKVYLCDDIKDTQTAVRKAEGDGNPNSTFGIRAKNGMCDWEISCQGSPGKDWKWQINERDGHFPRTQVIRSDDIASCCSRNLSPFAEFVFEPRMSSKWEPPNYFDVVFTLQQRPPNEKKRKAMSLVSRSMSVKFPVNEVLALNQVKQCDPLKNLGALEDAECDGAALDKVCEELKVARVRELVRRLLVNYDCKCETSLGDIEERHTDAYERKYQFMLYWQQVTSSGATYSRLCTELIHMEMRNVAEALAELWRRKVAKTTPKITAV, from the exons ATGACATTTACATTCGATGAGAAATACGTCAACATTCAAACAAAACACTTCACAAAGTTCACCTGCTCCAGCTGCGGGAAGACACGACCAAAATTATCCTTTGACGCCGTGGCCTACGGAAAGTACGCACCTGAAACGACTGAGGTCACAGTCAAGGTCTACCTGTGCGATGACATTAAGGACACGCAAACTGCAGTTAGAAAAGCGGAAGGTGATGGGAACCCTAACTCAACTTTTGGCATTAGGGCCAAGAACGGGATGTGTGACTGGGAGATTTCGTGTCAAGGCAGTCCTGGGAAAGACTGGAAATGGCAGATTAACGAGAGGGACGGCCACTTTCCTCGTACACAG GTGATACGCTCGGATGACATCGCCAGTTGTTGCTCTAGGAATCTTTCACCGTTTGCTGAGTTCGTGTTTGAGCCAAGGATGTCTTCCAAGTGGGAGCCACCGAACTATTTTGACGTTGTATTTACCTTGCAACAGCGCCCACCCAATGAAAAGAAACGAAAAGCAATGTCACTGGTGTCGAGGTCAATGTCAGTGAAATTCCCTGTAAACGAG GTACTGGCTTTGAACCAAGTCAAGCAATGTGATCCCTTGAAAAATCTAGGAGCCCTGGAGGACGCAG AATGTGACGGTGCCGCCTTGGATAAAGTGTGCGAAGAGCTGAAAGTTGCCAGGGTTAGAGAACTAGTCCGTAGGCTGCTTGTAAATTACGACTGCAAGTGTGAAACATCCCTCGGCGACATCGAAGAGAGACACACAGATGCATATGAAAGGAAGTATCAGTTCATGCTGTACTGGCAGCAGGTTACGAGCTCCGGGGCTACCTATTCTCGTCTATGTACAGAACTCATCCACATGGAGATGCGAAACGTAGCCGAGGCTCTGGCAGAGCTTTGGCGCCGCAAAGTAGCAAAAACAACACCAAAAATTACTGCTGTGTAG